The Solibacillus sp. FSL W7-1464 genome contains a region encoding:
- a CDS encoding histidine phosphatase family protein, translated as MKLYIIRHAKAEGQDPEAELTAAGKKESEQLANFLEQYPIELVISSPFTRALHTIEPFVRKNKIPFKMDHRLSERVLSDESLPDWLEKLKQTYVDKDLKFTGGESSNEATYRIIELVEELKQSTHMSVVIVTHGNIMSLLLNHFQPHFGFDEWKQLSNPDVFEIEFSNEQTVVNRIWR; from the coding sequence ATGAAATTATATATTATCCGACACGCAAAAGCAGAAGGACAAGATCCGGAAGCCGAGTTAACAGCAGCTGGTAAGAAGGAAAGTGAGCAGCTGGCGAATTTTCTGGAACAGTACCCGATTGAACTTGTCATATCAAGTCCATTTACAAGAGCATTACATACTATAGAACCTTTTGTCCGGAAAAACAAGATTCCTTTCAAAATGGATCATCGGTTGAGTGAACGAGTATTAAGTGACGAAAGTCTTCCGGATTGGCTGGAAAAATTGAAACAAACGTATGTAGATAAGGATTTAAAATTTACTGGCGGGGAATCTAGTAATGAAGCAACATATCGTATAATTGAATTAGTAGAAGAATTAAAACAAAGTACTCATATGTCAGTGGTAATCGTTACACACGGCAATATAATGTCATTACTACTCAATCATTTTCAACCGCATTTTGGATTTGATGAATGGAAACAGCTGTCCAATCCGGATGTATTTGAAATAGAGTTTAGCAATGAGCAAACAGTTGTAAACCGTATATGGCGATAG
- a CDS encoding metallophosphoesterase family protein, which produces MKNYFIISDIHGQYKAFEQLLSYWDEKDTLVLLGDLIDRGPRSYEVVQKVMDLKRKYGEQVVFCKGNHEAMLLDFLENPGQKHAFYYKYGGRETMASFLKYLPVEVSELDPIEQAQVVKEKFAEELDFLNNGKLYEIAGNLLLTHAGFDSSFATVDETDDENFLWIRQHYKNENKTPYINVFGHTPLQHIHDCNDVWISEDQKYIGIDGGCYFTGQLNGIVLSEDGQIVHIYAVTSDKTENYDI; this is translated from the coding sequence ATGAAAAATTATTTTATTATCAGTGATATCCACGGTCAGTATAAAGCATTTGAACAGTTATTATCGTACTGGGATGAAAAGGATACCCTTGTTCTACTGGGGGATTTAATCGACCGGGGTCCTCGTTCTTATGAGGTTGTACAAAAAGTAATGGATTTGAAGCGGAAATACGGGGAACAGGTTGTTTTCTGTAAAGGGAATCATGAAGCGATGCTGTTGGATTTTCTTGAAAACCCTGGGCAAAAACACGCCTTTTATTACAAATACGGTGGTCGGGAAACAATGGCTTCATTTTTAAAGTATTTACCGGTCGAAGTAAGTGAACTGGACCCGATTGAACAAGCGCAAGTCGTAAAAGAGAAGTTTGCGGAGGAATTGGATTTTTTAAATAACGGCAAATTATATGAAATCGCAGGAAATCTGTTGTTGACGCATGCAGGGTTTGATTCGAGTTTCGCGACAGTTGATGAAACGGATGATGAAAATTTCTTATGGATTCGCCAGCATTATAAAAATGAAAATAAAACACCGTATATCAATGTTTTTGGTCATACACCATTACAACACATCCATGATTGCAATGATGTTTGGATTAGTGAAGACCAAAAATATATTGGAATAGACGGCGGGTGTTATTTTACAGGTCAATTGAATGGCATCGTTCTGTCGGAAGATGGACAAATCGTTCATATATATGCCGTTACTTCGGACAAAACCGAAAACTATGATATTTGA
- a CDS encoding cation diffusion facilitator family transporter, protein MEQYTNLRAGEKGAYLSIFAYIFLSALKLAAGYLGDSEALKADGLNNTTDIIASVAVLIGLRISQRPPDDDHRYGHFRAETIASLVASFIMIYVGIEVLISAGEKIAKPIDQDPSILTIIVAVFSAAVMFAVYKYNLNLSKRINSSAVKAAAYDNRSDAFVSIGTAIGITAAILGFPIVDTITAFIIGLIIIKTAIEIFKEAVFSLTDGFDTELISSIEERVSKIPRVRDVTDVRGRQHGSLILVDITVSVNPNLNVRDSHAITEQIENEVKQLNPYATTLVHIEPYDPKELIICEDDFHF, encoded by the coding sequence TTGGAGCAATATACAAATTTACGAGCGGGCGAAAAAGGTGCCTATTTATCGATTTTTGCCTACATATTTTTAAGCGCTCTGAAGTTAGCTGCAGGCTATTTAGGCGATTCAGAAGCATTGAAGGCAGACGGATTAAATAATACAACCGATATTATTGCTTCGGTAGCCGTCTTGATCGGGCTCAGAATTTCCCAGCGCCCGCCGGATGATGATCATCGATACGGACATTTTCGTGCAGAAACGATCGCATCACTTGTTGCATCCTTTATTATGATTTATGTCGGGATCGAAGTACTGATATCAGCAGGTGAAAAAATCGCGAAACCGATTGATCAGGATCCTTCCATTTTAACAATTATTGTTGCTGTGTTTAGCGCAGCAGTTATGTTTGCAGTTTATAAATATAATTTAAACCTCTCAAAAAGAATTAACAGTTCTGCTGTTAAAGCGGCAGCCTATGATAACCGCTCTGATGCCTTTGTCAGTATCGGGACAGCAATCGGTATTACCGCAGCGATATTAGGTTTCCCGATCGTCGATACGATTACCGCCTTTATTATCGGTTTAATCATTATTAAAACAGCGATCGAAATCTTTAAAGAAGCGGTGTTCTCGTTAACGGACGGATTTGATACGGAATTGATCAGTTCGATTGAAGAACGTGTTTCGAAAATTCCGCGTGTCCGTGACGTTACCGATGTCCGTGGCAGACAGCACGGCAGCTTAATTCTTGTCGATATTACAGTAAGTGTAAATCCTAATCTCAATGTACGTGATTCACATGCCATTACGGAGCAAATTGAAAATGAAGTGAAGCAGTTGAATCCTTATGCGACAACACTTGTCCATATTGAACCGTATGACCCGAAAGAGCTGATTATTTGTGAAGATGATTTCCATTTCTAA
- a CDS encoding translation factor GTPase family protein, whose amino-acid sequence MHTTIGIVAHVDSGKTTFCEQLLYHTNAIKKRGRVDHQDAYLDNHAIERQRGITIFAEQGRIDYNGQVYTLIDTPGHIDFAPEMERVVHVMDAAIVIISAVDGIEGHTETVWHLLREHHVPTFIFINKIDREGADVDAVMAAIKKDLSPNALLFNNGIDTTVKEWLAERDEQLMEKYFADELTEHDCNAKLKEMIQKEQAFVCMSGSALKDEGVLDFFETIAQLTETTFDVNGPFEGKVYKIRHDNQQRLTFMKALSGVLKVRDEFTFGETTEKVTEIRLYNGSSFTTVQQIQAGDIFAVKGLATPVIGDVIGDTEANAAQFEMVPTLQAKVMYEGALHIKELHRIFREIEAEEPSLRIVWNEKFQEISVHVMGAIQLEVLTELVKDRFGIDVDFGKPQILYKETIAALTVGYGHFEPLKHYAEVHLKMEPNTRGAGNTFSSECHADNLSVGQQRLIEKHLFERDHHGLLTGFPVTDIHFTLLTGRAHNKHTEGGDFREASFRALRQGLEQVENILLEPYYRFKMKASNDHIGRMMSDIQQASGTFEAPILTEDTVTIYGWAPVATFMEYSTQFAAYTNGKGALTLQFDGYDVCHNSEEIIEQIGYNKNADPEYTSSSIFCAKGKGYSVPWHEVKDAMHCEVREIE is encoded by the coding sequence TTGCATACTACAATCGGGATTGTCGCTCATGTTGATTCTGGAAAAACAACATTTTGCGAACAATTGCTTTATCATACAAATGCGATTAAAAAGCGCGGGCGGGTCGATCACCAAGATGCTTATTTAGATAATCATGCCATTGAACGGCAACGCGGGATTACGATTTTTGCGGAGCAGGGGCGGATCGATTACAACGGGCAAGTGTATACGCTGATCGATACACCGGGTCACATCGATTTCGCACCTGAAATGGAGCGTGTGGTTCATGTGATGGATGCGGCTATTGTCATTATTAGTGCGGTCGATGGAATTGAAGGGCATACGGAAACAGTTTGGCATTTGCTGCGGGAGCACCATGTTCCGACATTCATCTTCATTAACAAAATAGATCGTGAAGGAGCAGATGTTGATGCAGTAATGGCTGCGATTAAAAAAGACTTATCTCCAAATGCCCTACTGTTCAACAATGGCATTGATACTACAGTAAAAGAGTGGCTTGCGGAACGTGATGAACAGCTGATGGAAAAGTACTTTGCAGATGAATTAACGGAGCATGACTGTAACGCAAAGCTGAAAGAGATGATACAGAAGGAACAGGCCTTTGTTTGTATGTCGGGCTCTGCTTTAAAAGATGAAGGGGTACTGGATTTTTTCGAAACGATTGCGCAACTGACAGAAACGACATTCGATGTGAACGGACCATTTGAAGGGAAGGTCTATAAAATTCGCCATGACAATCAGCAGCGTCTCACATTTATGAAAGCATTATCGGGTGTATTGAAAGTTCGCGATGAATTTACTTTCGGTGAAACGACAGAAAAGGTAACGGAAATCCGGCTATACAATGGCAGCAGCTTTACGACGGTTCAACAAATACAGGCGGGCGATATTTTTGCGGTGAAGGGACTGGCGACACCGGTTATCGGGGATGTGATCGGGGATACGGAAGCAAATGCTGCGCAATTTGAAATGGTACCGACATTGCAGGCGAAAGTAATGTACGAAGGTGCATTACATATTAAAGAACTTCACCGGATTTTCCGTGAAATTGAAGCGGAGGAGCCGAGTTTACGGATCGTATGGAATGAGAAATTCCAGGAAATTTCGGTTCATGTTATGGGGGCGATTCAGCTCGAAGTATTAACGGAACTGGTGAAGGACCGCTTCGGAATTGACGTGGACTTCGGCAAGCCGCAAATTCTCTATAAAGAAACGATTGCTGCTCTAACAGTCGGCTATGGCCATTTTGAACCGTTAAAGCATTATGCGGAAGTACATCTGAAAATGGAACCGAACACGCGCGGTGCAGGAAACACATTCTCGAGCGAGTGTCATGCCGATAATTTATCTGTCGGGCAGCAGCGGTTAATAGAAAAGCATCTATTTGAGCGGGACCATCACGGATTGCTTACGGGTTTTCCTGTAACTGATATTCATTTTACGCTACTGACAGGACGTGCACATAATAAGCACACAGAAGGCGGAGATTTCCGTGAAGCATCGTTTAGAGCATTGCGGCAAGGGCTTGAACAAGTGGAAAATATACTGTTGGAGCCTTATTACCGATTTAAGATGAAAGCGTCAAACGACCATATTGGCCGGATGATGTCGGATATCCAACAGGCAAGCGGAACATTTGAAGCACCGATTTTAACAGAAGATACCGTGACAATATACGGGTGGGCTCCAGTAGCAACTTTTATGGAGTACTCCACTCAATTTGCCGCTTATACAAACGGGAAAGGTGCGTTAACTCTGCAATTCGATGGCTATGATGTATGCCATAACAGCGAGGAAATCATTGAACAGATTGGCTACAATAAAAACGCAGACCCTGAATATACATCCTCAAGCATTTTTTGTGCAAAGGGGAAGGGGTACAGTGTGCCTTGGCATGAAGTGAAAGACGCGATGCATTGTGAAGTAAGGGAAATTGAATAA
- a CDS encoding monooxygenase, whose protein sequence is MAYILQVDFKMDGPFGEEMAVGFKGLAESINEEKGLLWKIWTEDAKAGEAGGIYLFETKETAAAYLEMHSKRLNGFGITAINSKILAVNESLTKINNGPVNV, encoded by the coding sequence ATGGCATATATTTTACAAGTAGATTTCAAAATGGACGGTCCATTCGGTGAAGAAATGGCTGTGGGGTTTAAAGGATTGGCAGAAAGTATTAATGAAGAAAAAGGTTTGCTTTGGAAAATTTGGACAGAGGATGCGAAAGCTGGCGAAGCGGGTGGTATTTACTTATTTGAAACAAAGGAAACTGCTGCAGCTTACTTGGAAATGCATTCAAAGCGTCTCAATGGCTTCGGTATAACAGCCATCAACAGCAAAATTTTAGCAGTGAACGAGTCGTTAACGAAGATTAACAATGGTCCGGTTAATGTATAA
- a CDS encoding HIT domain-containing protein — translation MENCIFCRIVGGELPSYTIFKDEIVTAFLDINPVAIGHILVIPNKHFTRLDTINDEEIMKGLMNALIKVSNQLIASGICNDFTILNDNGINAQQDIMHTHFHIIPRHRNEKIELKLPTDKDAATTEKLEYTYTLLKQLL, via the coding sequence ATGGAGAATTGTATATTTTGTAGGATTGTAGGGGGAGAACTACCCTCCTACACAATATTTAAAGATGAGATAGTAACTGCATTTCTAGATATTAACCCTGTGGCTATAGGTCATATATTAGTAATCCCCAATAAACATTTTACCAGATTAGACACTATCAACGATGAAGAAATTATGAAAGGATTAATGAATGCACTTATCAAGGTATCAAATCAACTCATTGCTTCTGGGATTTGTAATGACTTTACTATACTTAATGATAATGGAATAAATGCACAACAAGATATTATGCATACTCATTTCCATATCATACCGAGACATCGTAATGAAAAAATAGAATTAAAACTTCCAACAGATAAAGATGCTGCTACTACAGAGAAACTTGAATATACATATACTCTTCTGAAACAATTATTATAA
- a CDS encoding ArsR/SmtB family transcription factor, translating to MSKKDTCEIYCYDEEKVNQIQGELEKEDLSSVAQLFKALADENRAKISFALCQDDELCVCDIANIIGSSVATASHHLRTLHKQGIVKYRKEGKLAFYSLDDDHIKQLITLALAYKKEVKVNVCATR from the coding sequence ATGAGTAAGAAAGATACATGTGAAATTTATTGTTATGACGAGGAAAAAGTCAATCAAATACAAGGTGAATTAGAAAAAGAAGACCTTTCCAGTGTTGCCCAATTGTTTAAAGCACTTGCAGATGAAAATAGAGCAAAAATTTCCTTTGCTTTATGCCAAGATGATGAGTTATGTGTTTGTGATATTGCCAATATTATTGGTTCTTCTGTTGCAACAGCTTCTCATCACCTTCGAACTCTTCATAAGCAAGGGATTGTAAAGTATCGAAAAGAAGGTAAATTAGCCTTTTATTCACTGGATGATGACCATATCAAGCAATTGATTACCCTCGCATTAGCATATAAGAAAGAGGTGAAGGTCAATGTCTGTGCAACAAGGTAA